In Phyllopteryx taeniolatus isolate TA_2022b chromosome 8, UOR_Ptae_1.2, whole genome shotgun sequence, one genomic interval encodes:
- the rffl gene encoding LOW QUALITY PROTEIN: E3 ubiquitin-protein ligase rififylin (The sequence of the model RefSeq protein was modified relative to this genomic sequence to represent the inferred CDS: deleted 1 base in 1 codon), with the protein MSTEMWASCCHWLCLDSADDEVGGAQPHPQSYTNSAFSSQPTPSPGQQNTCKACGRRLDMPTTEHVCADCKENYCNRCSAQSEPRPRLCHTCQRFHGNLLQRAELMKLKVKELRDYLHLHHIATHLCREKEELVELILSQQPSPSESPDRDVDPPLPTLDPDASDRTPVADPPDVDLPDRTLGAVTPEAFPADVNTSDQERDQERDQERDQERDQECDQGWDPGEDAAGRRASLSDLTSEDDVEALTVRQLKEILARNFVNFKGCCEKWELMERVTRLYRDHAATNEDDGSCAPAGSDQNLCRICMDAAIDCVLLECGHMITCTKCGKRMNECPICRQFVIRAVHVFRS; encoded by the exons ATGTCGACAG AAATGTGGGCGTCATGTTGTCATTGGCTGTGTTTGGACTCTGCGGATGACGAGGTAGGTGGGGCCCAGCCGCACCCTCAGTCCTACACAAACTCCGCCTTCAGCAGCCAACCGACTCCTTCCCCCGGACAACAGAACACCTGTAAAGCTTGCGGCCGGCGCCTGGACATGCCCACCACCGAG CACGTGTGCGCCGACTGCAAAGAAAACTACTGCAACCGCTGCTCGGCCCAGTCGgagccccggccccgcctgtgtcaCACCTGCCAGCGTTTCCACGGCAACCTGCTTCAACGGGCTGAGTTGATGAAGCTCAAAGTCAAAGAGCTGCGCGACTACCTGCACCTGCACCACATCGCCACGCATCTGTGTCGCGAGAAG GAGGAGCTGGTTGAACTGATCCTGAGTCAGCAGCCGTCTCCGTCCGAATCCCCCGACCGCGACGTCGATCCCCCGTTGCCGACCCTCGACCCCGACGCCTCCGACCGGACCCCCGTTGCTGACCCCCCTGACGTCGACCTCCCCGACCGGACCCTCGGAGCCGTGACTCCCGAG GCGTTCCCCGCAGATGTGAATACTTCGGACCAGGAGCGGGACCAGGAGCGGGACCAGGAGCGGGACCAGGAGCGCGACCAGGAGTGCGACCAG GGCTGGGACCCCGGCGAGGACGCGGCGGGCCGCAGGGCGTCGCTGTCGGACTTGACGAGCGAGGACGACGTCGAAGCGCTGACCGTGCGACAGCTGAAGGAAATTCTGGCGAGGAACTTTGTCAACTTCAAAGGCTGCTGTGAGAAGTGGGAGCTGATGGAGAGAGTCACCCGCCTCTACCGGGACCACGCCGCCACCAACG AGGACGACGGCAGTTGCGCTCCAGCGGGCTCCGATCAGAACCTTTGTCGCATCTGCATGGACGCGGCCATCGACTGCGTGCTGCTGGAGTGCGGTCACATGATCACGTGCACCAAGTGCGGCAAGCGGATGAACGAGTGTCCCATCTGCCGCCAGTTCGTCATCCGAGCCGTCCACGTCTTCCGATCCTGA